The DNA sequence GCACCGTGCGGCGCGCCTCCTCGACGAGCTTGTCGCCCTCGGCGCGCGCCTCGCGCAGGATCAGCTGCGCCTCGCGCTCCGCCTGCTCGCGCGTCTCGGCGCGCAGCTGCTGGGCGGTGATCAGCGCGTCGTTCAGCGCCTTGTCGCGCTCGCGGAAGGCGCGCAGCTGTTCGTGGAATCCCTTGGCCTTCGCCTCGAGCTCGCTGTTCGCGCGGGTCAGCCGCTCCAGTTCCTCCGCCACCTGGTCGCGGAACTGGTCCACCCGCGTCTTGTCGTAGCCGCGCAGCGCCGACCCGAAGTCGAAGCGTCGCGCGTCGACCGGCGTGAGATGAAAGACATCGTCGCTCATCAGTGCCTCTCCCCGAACAGGACCGTGCCCAGCCGCACCATCGTGGCACCCTCTTCCACCGCGATCTCGTAGTCGCCCGACATTCCCATCGACAGCTCCGTCGCCGGGTGGCCCGCCGCGCGCAGCGCCTCGCGGGCCTCCCGGGCACCGGCGAAGCAGCGCCGCAGCGTTGCCTCATCCGCTTCGAGCGGCGCCATGGTCATGGCCCCGATCACGCGGATGCCGCGCAGTTGCACCAGCCGTTCCCCCTCGCGGGCCACGTCAGCCAGCGCGTGGCCGCCCTTCGTTTCCTCGCCCACCACAC is a window from the Gemmatimonadaceae bacterium genome containing:
- a CDS encoding DivIVA domain-containing protein, producing the protein MSDDVFHLTPVDARRFDFGSALRGYDKTRVDQFRDQVAEELERLTRANSELEAKAKGFHEQLRAFRERDKALNDALITAQQLRAETREQAEREAQLILREARAEGDKLVEEARRTVRRLEGQVEALERARLSYLAQWRAFTERQVSELRAAEATPAPDRPAPAEESGPSARGKAPSWLDEGGPDDAEAK